The window TATGTCTTTATAGAATCATTGAAACTTGCATAGTGATACTGAACAGCGTCATATTTAATTCCTGTTTTGGAATAGTCTGTCCATGAAGGTTTTTCTTTATCTTTTTGCTGAGTTCATGCAGCAACGGGTTCAGCTTATTCCAATTGATTTTATTATTAAGCTCTTTTCCATTGACTTCCATATAAAATACGGCATCTGATGGAAATTTCATACTATTTTGAGCAAAAGCCAGCGTAAAACCAAAGAGTACGAAAATAATTTTCTGTGTTTTTATTAGGATAGATTTCATGACTATAGTTTAGAAATTTATTGAAAAATAATTGTGTTTTGTATTTGCTTTTTCTGAAGGATAAGATCCAGGATATCAGCCTCCAGCTTAAGTGCTTTTTTATTAGGAGAGAGCACATAAGTACCATTGGTTTGTGATTTCACGGTACTTTCGAACTGCATGATGGAAGTATATTTTGCATCGTTAAAAACTTCCTTATCCGCCTTACTCATTTTATCATAATCTTCTTTGAAGGTATTTACTTTATTTCTTGTCAATGTCTTTTTCCCTAGATTATGGCTGTAAACCTGTGTTGGAACCATTTTCCCCATTATTTTCTGAGCTTTCAGTTTTTCCAGGCCTGCATTGATGTTTTCAATTTTTTTGAAATTACAGCTCAATTTGATAATATAGTTATCCAAATCTACGGATGTTTTCACATTGCTGATTCCGGGAGTTTCTTTGAAAATCTTTGCTGCTTCGCTGATTTTATTTTCAATTTCAGCTTTTTTGGGAACTTTTTTTCCGTTGATGGTTTCCATTTTAGAGATGGATGCAAGTCTTGTTTTGCTCTTGCTGGCATTAAGAATAATTGTATATTCTCCTGTACCGTCTGCTTTTAAATTCACTTTATCCAGAATATCAAAACAGCTTGTCAGAAATAACAATGGGAAAAATAGAAGAAATAATTTAAGAAAATGTTTCATGATTGGTTTAAAGCCACAAAATTACTTAATTCTGGCCTTAAATCCTTATGATCTTTAGTTTTTCAAATATAAATAGCTATTTTCCGGTATTTTTCAGACGGAAAATTCAACTATTTCTCGTTTTTATTTTTTAAATGCGTCCTTTTAAATAATCCTGTCTCAAATCCTCGTTCAGCTTTTCAATAGCATATCGCAGGCAGGTTCTTGGCATTTCTTTATAATATTCATTCAGGTAGCAGATGAGTTCCTGCTCGTTTTTATTACCCATTTCACGAAGTAACCAGCCATTGGCCTTGTGCATCAGATCATGGGTATGCTTAAGATTTCTGGTTACGAATTCCTTAGTAAGATTATAATCTCCTTTTTTAATGTAATACATAGTTCCTACCACAGCAATTCTCTTATGCCACATTTCTTCTGCTTTGGAGAGCTCTCTCAACAAGTTGTCTTTCCCAGTTTCATAGGTATATCTGCCTAGAATTTTATAACAACTGGAATCTACCAGATCCCAATTATTAACATACTGAAGATGGTTAAGATAAAACTCAATAATTTCATCTTTTACCGTTTTATCCTTTGTCTTTTCAAATTTTGAAATGAGAATAAAAAGAGCTGTTAACCGGTGTTCATGATATTTTGAAGAAAGAAGCCTACCGAGTTCTTTTAAATTGATTTTTGAGTAATATTCTTTGGCAACAGTTCTCTGATCCGGTACTTTTACTCCCAAAAACAAGTCTCCTTCTCCATATTCTCCTTTTCCTGTTTTGAAAAATCTTGGAAAGAATT of the Chryseobacterium capnotolerans genome contains:
- a CDS encoding DNA alkylation repair protein; the encoded protein is MSTDIVKEIQEALAVLSIPEKAEFFPRFFKTGKGEYGEGDLFLGVKVPDQRTVAKEYYSKINLKELGRLLSSKYHEHRLTALFILISKFEKTKDKTVKDEIIEFYLNHLQYVNNWDLVDSSCYKILGRYTYETGKDNLLRELSKAEEMWHKRIAVVGTMYYIKKGDYNLTKEFVTRNLKHTHDLMHKANGWLLREMGNKNEQELICYLNEYYKEMPRTCLRYAIEKLNEDLRQDYLKGRI